In the Leguminivora glycinivorella isolate SPB_JAAS2020 chromosome 14, LegGlyc_1.1, whole genome shotgun sequence genome, one interval contains:
- the LOC125233189 gene encoding zinc finger protein 853-like isoform X3 has protein sequence MNFAAFSTANAAGTHFVTTTGQLPVTKLQQNVASNGSTLQQVVGMVGNDGGVQYVRADGLQATPQLITLPISLPGAKPGDPQPTVQIQVLSPNILQQQQPKYQMQIPIQGFQQGGAVLTVAYSPDNSDGLQVLGNTLPEGLQVLAALPQDMQLVQQMQDNKEQIQQAIQHQVFITPNQQIVINGPEDTKLNNNNTITNNNQGVTNIVIKEECDDNANDDESSQGTESSENMQWQISSSQQDLIKYLNQFQPQQQPTLPVSLQQFLRINPAAADGKKEPGVEIEVLPMDHDKEPLAEAVVGEDGSLRIQPKKKKKYKKKAPKPARPKPGQVVIANAADGSPIYCCPQCQMAYPEKEQLEMHLSVHEIERRFICGICGAGLKRKEHLERHKLGHNPERPYVCGVCRKGFKRREHLNLHTVIHSGVKTEVCPECGKGFYRKDHLRKHMRSHESKRLRDDAAEGAGAGAGVTVAPAPCASPAPGNNTILPEITIHVPTSANMQVPVQINIPQHVVSSLQAAADTHAAQAQLDALLAQAHAHAHAHS, from the exons ATGAATTTCGCAGCATTCTCCACAGCGAATGCTGCGGGGACACACTTTGTGACCACCACCGGGCAGCTGCCGGTGACAAAGCTGCAGCAAAATGTCGCCAGCAATGGAAGCACTTTGCAACAG GTGGTGGGTATGGTGGGCAACGACGGTGGAGTGCAGTACGTGCGCGCGGACGGGCTGCAGGCCACGCCGCAGCTCATCACGCTGCCTATTTCACTGCCCGGAGCCAAGCCGG GCGACCCGCAGCCCACGGTGCAGATCCAGGTGCTGAGCCCCAACATCCTGCAGCAGCAGCAGCCCAAGTACCAGATGCAGATCCCCATCCAGGGCTTCCAACAAG GCGGCGCGGTGCTGACGGTGGCGTACTCGCCCGACAACAGCGACGGGCTGCAGGTGCTCGGCAACACGCTGCCGGAAG GCCTGCAGGTGTTGGCGGCGCTGCCGCAAGACATGCAGCTGGTCCAACAGATGCAGGACAACAAGGAGCAGATCCAGCAGGCCATCCAACACCAG GTGTTCATAACCCCGAACCAGCAGATAGTGATCAACGGCCCTGAGGACACCAAACTGAACAACAACAACACCATCACCAACAACAACCAGGGCGTCACCAACATCGTCATCAAGGAGGAGTGCGATGACAACGCCAATGATGAC GAGAGCTCACAAGGCACGGAGTCCAGTGAAAACATGCAGTGGCAAATCAGCAGCTCGCAGCAGGACCTCATCAAGTACCTCAACCAGTTCCAGCCACAG CAGCAACCGACGCTGCCGGTGTCGCTGCAGCAGTTCCTGCGCATCAACCCGGCGGCGGCGGACGGCAAGAAGGAGCCCGGCGTGGAGATCGAGGTGCTGCCCATGGACCACGACAAGGAGCCGCTGGCGGAGGCCGTCGTCGGAGAAG ACGGCTCCCTAAGAATACAGCCgaaaaagaagaaaaagtacAAAAAGAAAGCGCCGAAACCCGCACGACCAAAACCAGGACAAGTGGTGATCGCCAACGCGGCCGACGGCTCTCCCATCTACTGCTGCCCGCAGTGCCAGATGGCCTACCCCGAGAAGGAACAGCTGGAGATGCACCTGTCGGTCCATGAGATTGAGAGGCGGTTTATCTGTGGCATCTGCGGGGCTGG TTTGAAACGCAAGGAGCACTTGGAGCGACACAAGCTGGGCCACAACCCCGAGCGACCCTACGTGTGCGGCGTGTGCCGCAAGGGCTTCAAGCGGCGCGAGCACCTCAACCTGCACACCGTCATACACTCCGGCGTCAAGACCGAAGTGTGCCCCGAGTGCGGCAAGG GTTTCTACCGCAAGGACCACCTGCGCAAGCACATGCGCTCGCACGAGAGCAAGCGCCTGCGCGACGACGCGGCCgagggcgcgggcgcgggcgcgggcgtcACCGTGGCGCCTGCGCCCTGCGCGTCCCCGGCGCCCGGCAACAACACTATCCTGCCCGAGATCACCATACAC
- the LOC125233612 gene encoding uncharacterized protein LOC125233612 yields MTFGKISSFNWNTCAGPNNGNYIFRNMTENRKRAREDDTCEFMPLSKRINNLHINNNLASTSTSQAQESNMANNINLENGISSPSSSSDSERRPSYDPGISAAQSSYYYENKLLFELHLERTQRSGQQYPF; encoded by the exons ATGACTTTTGGCAAAATCTCGTCCTTTAACTGGAACACATGTGCTGGACCAAACAATGGGAactatattttcagaaatatgaCAGAAAATAG AAAAAGGGCTAGGGAGGATGACACGTGCGAATTTATGCCTCTATCTAAGAGGATAAATAACTTGCATATAAACAACAACCTTGCCAGTACAAGTACTTCCCAGGCGCAAGAATCGAATATGGCTAATAACATAAACCTCGAAAATGGAATCTCCTCACCAAGTTCATCGTCTGACTCCGAAAGAAGACCTAGTTATGATCCAGGAATAAGTGCAGCCCAAAGCAGTTACTACTATGAGAACAAGCTGTTGTTTGAATTGCATTTAGAAAGAACTCAAAGATCAGGACAGCAATATCCGTTTTAG
- the LOC125233189 gene encoding zinc finger protein 853-like isoform X1: protein MCDMQKMPTRDDASCDEDSEMNFAAFSTANAAGTHFVTTTGQLPVTKLQQNVASNGSTLQQVVGMVGNDGGVQYVRADGLQATPQLITLPISLPGAKPGDPQPTVQIQVLSPNILQQQQPKYQMQIPIQGFQQGGAVLTVAYSPDNSDGLQVLGNTLPEGLQVLAALPQDMQLVQQMQDNKEQIQQAIQHQVFITPNQQIVINGPEDTKLNNNNTITNNNQGVTNIVIKEECDDNANDDESSQGTESSENMQWQISSSQQDLIKYLNQFQPQQQPTLPVSLQQFLRINPAAADGKKEPGVEIEVLPMDHDKEPLAEAVVGEDGSLRIQPKKKKKYKKKAPKPARPKPGQVVIANAADGSPIYCCPQCQMAYPEKEQLEMHLSVHEIERRFICGICGAGLKRKEHLERHKLGHNPERPYVCGVCRKGFKRREHLNLHTVIHSGVKTEVCPECGKGFYRKDHLRKHMRSHESKRLRDDAAEGAGAGAGVTVAPAPCASPAPGNNTILPEITIHVPTSANMQVPVQINIPQHVVSSLQAAADTHAAQAQLDALLAQAHAHAHAHS from the exons aTGTGCGACATGCAGAAAATGCCTACCAGAGATGATGCTTCTTG TGACGAAGACTCGGAGATGAATTTCGCAGCATTCTCCACAGCGAATGCTGCGGGGACACACTTTGTGACCACCACCGGGCAGCTGCCGGTGACAAAGCTGCAGCAAAATGTCGCCAGCAATGGAAGCACTTTGCAACAG GTGGTGGGTATGGTGGGCAACGACGGTGGAGTGCAGTACGTGCGCGCGGACGGGCTGCAGGCCACGCCGCAGCTCATCACGCTGCCTATTTCACTGCCCGGAGCCAAGCCGG GCGACCCGCAGCCCACGGTGCAGATCCAGGTGCTGAGCCCCAACATCCTGCAGCAGCAGCAGCCCAAGTACCAGATGCAGATCCCCATCCAGGGCTTCCAACAAG GCGGCGCGGTGCTGACGGTGGCGTACTCGCCCGACAACAGCGACGGGCTGCAGGTGCTCGGCAACACGCTGCCGGAAG GCCTGCAGGTGTTGGCGGCGCTGCCGCAAGACATGCAGCTGGTCCAACAGATGCAGGACAACAAGGAGCAGATCCAGCAGGCCATCCAACACCAG GTGTTCATAACCCCGAACCAGCAGATAGTGATCAACGGCCCTGAGGACACCAAACTGAACAACAACAACACCATCACCAACAACAACCAGGGCGTCACCAACATCGTCATCAAGGAGGAGTGCGATGACAACGCCAATGATGAC GAGAGCTCACAAGGCACGGAGTCCAGTGAAAACATGCAGTGGCAAATCAGCAGCTCGCAGCAGGACCTCATCAAGTACCTCAACCAGTTCCAGCCACAG CAGCAACCGACGCTGCCGGTGTCGCTGCAGCAGTTCCTGCGCATCAACCCGGCGGCGGCGGACGGCAAGAAGGAGCCCGGCGTGGAGATCGAGGTGCTGCCCATGGACCACGACAAGGAGCCGCTGGCGGAGGCCGTCGTCGGAGAAG ACGGCTCCCTAAGAATACAGCCgaaaaagaagaaaaagtacAAAAAGAAAGCGCCGAAACCCGCACGACCAAAACCAGGACAAGTGGTGATCGCCAACGCGGCCGACGGCTCTCCCATCTACTGCTGCCCGCAGTGCCAGATGGCCTACCCCGAGAAGGAACAGCTGGAGATGCACCTGTCGGTCCATGAGATTGAGAGGCGGTTTATCTGTGGCATCTGCGGGGCTGG TTTGAAACGCAAGGAGCACTTGGAGCGACACAAGCTGGGCCACAACCCCGAGCGACCCTACGTGTGCGGCGTGTGCCGCAAGGGCTTCAAGCGGCGCGAGCACCTCAACCTGCACACCGTCATACACTCCGGCGTCAAGACCGAAGTGTGCCCCGAGTGCGGCAAGG GTTTCTACCGCAAGGACCACCTGCGCAAGCACATGCGCTCGCACGAGAGCAAGCGCCTGCGCGACGACGCGGCCgagggcgcgggcgcgggcgcgggcgtcACCGTGGCGCCTGCGCCCTGCGCGTCCCCGGCGCCCGGCAACAACACTATCCTGCCCGAGATCACCATACAC
- the LOC125233189 gene encoding zinc finger protein 853-like isoform X2: MCDMQKMPTRDDASCDEDSEMNFAAFSTANAAGTHFVTTTGQLPVTKLQQNVASNGSTLQQVVGMVGNDGGVQYVRADGLQATPQLITLPISLPGAKPGDPQPTVQIQVLSPNILQQQQPKYQMQIPIQGFQQGGAVLTVAYSPDNSDGLQVLGNTLPEGLQVLAALPQDMQLVQQMQDNKEQIQQAIQHQVFITPNQQIVINGPEDTKLNNNNTITNNNQGVTNIVIKEECDDNANDDESSQGTESSENMQWQISSSQQDLIKYLNQFQPQQPTLPVSLQQFLRINPAAADGKKEPGVEIEVLPMDHDKEPLAEAVVGEDGSLRIQPKKKKKYKKKAPKPARPKPGQVVIANAADGSPIYCCPQCQMAYPEKEQLEMHLSVHEIERRFICGICGAGLKRKEHLERHKLGHNPERPYVCGVCRKGFKRREHLNLHTVIHSGVKTEVCPECGKGFYRKDHLRKHMRSHESKRLRDDAAEGAGAGAGVTVAPAPCASPAPGNNTILPEITIHVPTSANMQVPVQINIPQHVVSSLQAAADTHAAQAQLDALLAQAHAHAHAHS, from the exons aTGTGCGACATGCAGAAAATGCCTACCAGAGATGATGCTTCTTG TGACGAAGACTCGGAGATGAATTTCGCAGCATTCTCCACAGCGAATGCTGCGGGGACACACTTTGTGACCACCACCGGGCAGCTGCCGGTGACAAAGCTGCAGCAAAATGTCGCCAGCAATGGAAGCACTTTGCAACAG GTGGTGGGTATGGTGGGCAACGACGGTGGAGTGCAGTACGTGCGCGCGGACGGGCTGCAGGCCACGCCGCAGCTCATCACGCTGCCTATTTCACTGCCCGGAGCCAAGCCGG GCGACCCGCAGCCCACGGTGCAGATCCAGGTGCTGAGCCCCAACATCCTGCAGCAGCAGCAGCCCAAGTACCAGATGCAGATCCCCATCCAGGGCTTCCAACAAG GCGGCGCGGTGCTGACGGTGGCGTACTCGCCCGACAACAGCGACGGGCTGCAGGTGCTCGGCAACACGCTGCCGGAAG GCCTGCAGGTGTTGGCGGCGCTGCCGCAAGACATGCAGCTGGTCCAACAGATGCAGGACAACAAGGAGCAGATCCAGCAGGCCATCCAACACCAG GTGTTCATAACCCCGAACCAGCAGATAGTGATCAACGGCCCTGAGGACACCAAACTGAACAACAACAACACCATCACCAACAACAACCAGGGCGTCACCAACATCGTCATCAAGGAGGAGTGCGATGACAACGCCAATGATGAC GAGAGCTCACAAGGCACGGAGTCCAGTGAAAACATGCAGTGGCAAATCAGCAGCTCGCAGCAGGACCTCATCAAGTACCTCAACCAGTTCCAGCCACAG CAACCGACGCTGCCGGTGTCGCTGCAGCAGTTCCTGCGCATCAACCCGGCGGCGGCGGACGGCAAGAAGGAGCCCGGCGTGGAGATCGAGGTGCTGCCCATGGACCACGACAAGGAGCCGCTGGCGGAGGCCGTCGTCGGAGAAG ACGGCTCCCTAAGAATACAGCCgaaaaagaagaaaaagtacAAAAAGAAAGCGCCGAAACCCGCACGACCAAAACCAGGACAAGTGGTGATCGCCAACGCGGCCGACGGCTCTCCCATCTACTGCTGCCCGCAGTGCCAGATGGCCTACCCCGAGAAGGAACAGCTGGAGATGCACCTGTCGGTCCATGAGATTGAGAGGCGGTTTATCTGTGGCATCTGCGGGGCTGG TTTGAAACGCAAGGAGCACTTGGAGCGACACAAGCTGGGCCACAACCCCGAGCGACCCTACGTGTGCGGCGTGTGCCGCAAGGGCTTCAAGCGGCGCGAGCACCTCAACCTGCACACCGTCATACACTCCGGCGTCAAGACCGAAGTGTGCCCCGAGTGCGGCAAGG GTTTCTACCGCAAGGACCACCTGCGCAAGCACATGCGCTCGCACGAGAGCAAGCGCCTGCGCGACGACGCGGCCgagggcgcgggcgcgggcgcgggcgtcACCGTGGCGCCTGCGCCCTGCGCGTCCCCGGCGCCCGGCAACAACACTATCCTGCCCGAGATCACCATACAC